gttacctcctccctcattttttcctccatctctcccctcccgagttgcctcctcccccatgagtggtacaattggtttacaccaattggttttgtaagtatcactttcgcaatggtttgtctttttatcctttgtctctcatttttggtatttcctttcccttccctagttccaatacaagtctatagggggctgggaatatggcctagtggcaagagtgcttgccttgtatacatgaagccctgggtttgattccccagcaccacatatatagaaaacagccagaagtggcgctgtggctcaaatggcagagtgctagccttgagcaaaaagaaaccagggacagtgctcaggccctgagtccaaggcccaggactggcaaaaaaagaaaaagtactttaCCAATACAAGTCTATACATTATCTggagtactaagatcagttacagtaatagaaggagtaaaaccacaggaagggaatacgagagaataaaaggtacagtttcacatggtatgttgaaaacaactacagcaatgatataccacttatttccataacatggcgttcatttcacttagcattatcttatgcactcatatgggcatagctatgaAGCAGATGTTTTTAAGAAACAACAGTCAGAGATGAACTGGAAAAATATGAATAACTTTTCCTatctaaaacatttgaaatattttattgcatgTGATTTTATTGGGTTTACTCACAGGAgtgaaattaatttatatttgttaGTTAAGTGTAATATTTCCAGGTTCACTGGTTCATTCAACACACATTTATTGGAACTGAGCTGTTCTAAGTATTACATACAGGTGTAGCCAGGAACAAGACAGATCTTTGCACTCTGATAGAAGAGACAGAAGATAAAATTATGTAGAATGTCTCCTACATAAAAGGCCTTGCTTGTCTTCATCACTTTGTCAATCATACAGCTTTATATTCGTAATCAACTCCTCTTTGGTCAAATGGAAGATAGTTGTGATATTTCTCGTTCTAAGTAATTTTTGGCCCAAAGATATTTGAATGTGAAGATATTCATCGTCCAACATCCATGGGCAAATTATTGATAATGTGATCTGGCTACAGAAGATAAAAATTCAAGGTTTTTCCTGGCaattaagaaggaaaatatttttttaaaaacttgtacACTTTTGTAATGTATACTTGACCCATGTctctaaactcagagcctcatgcttgccaggcaagtgctctgcctcttgagccaccttttcattttgtttttcagataatgtcTCATCTTAACTTTTCCCTGatctgaccttgaactgtgatcttcctacctctacctcctgcaTATCTTGGATTGCAAACATGTTCACCATGTCCACCTGACTACAAAAGGAAGTTTGATGAACAATTATTAATGGCATAATGCTTTgagaaagtttaaaatttttttctcattatgtaGAATCAAACCATGAACAATGGGATTCCTCAGAGAAAATTTTATGATCTACTGGATTAACTCTATCTGATTTGAGAAGATCACCTACATAACAAGTAGTCACCAGAATCAAAGCCAATATTCTCCCTGGGCCATAGTGGAGAAATATGACCACAGCATTTCCAGTGCTGTCTTTATTTCCTTATGGTCCAAATGGCTTATCACTGTATTTTATGCTATAATTAGTTGAATAAACACTTTACTGTGCAATTTAATAATAATCTATTGCTTTAAGTTGTGATGAATCTACTGGTAACTCTTTAGTATGATTTCATGGAGAATTGTGATCTTTATGGACAGAATGGTTTAGTCAAATATGAAGTAAATTCAGAAGGTCATTTTGTCATAGATTTGTTTGGGGTGGTAGTCCTGggaatttaactcagggcctgggcaaagtCCAAAAGctggggggttgttttgtttgtttgtttgtttaaggctagcagtctgccacttgcaccatggctccacttcgggatttttaatttttgagtaatttattgggaTAAGAATTTCATACACTTTGcttcctgagctggcctcaaactgtgatcctcaaatctcagcctcctgagtagctaggattacagacgtgagccatgggtgaagaaatggaaatatctgGAAAAACATGTTAAGTAAATCAAGCTTTGGTGGGTTGAGGTCAAAGGTAAataagtagatgaatgaagaggagaagaaggggagagtgcaatcaagaattcagttatacaaaattaagaagaaagaaggaagtgacATAAGAGGGATGCATGAAAATGtcaaaaagggtgacattgaggAAGATCTATTGTATttataactgctttgttaaatggcaatccctttgtacaactacttaaaggtaataataaaagGAACATAAATAGAGATAAATCAATTAATTTGAGGCTGGGAAGGTGAGAGTCCGCATCTTGTAGAAGGTAGCATTGGACTTGGATCTCCAAGTTCTTCCCAACACGGACCCCAGCACCCAGGGTGTGATATCACAGCAGGGATGAAGAACTTCTACTGAAGAGTTTCCCCAGAGCAGCCTTCATGTCCCGGTTTCTCAgactgtagatgaatggatttaaCATTGGGGTCACAGCCGTGTACATCACAGTAATTATTGCATCCTTCAGGCTGTAATGGGTCAGAGGTCGGAAATACATGCCCATGACTGTCCCATAATACAAAGAAACCACAGTGAGGTGGGAGccacaggtggagaaggctttGAGTATGCCCTTAGTGGATGGAACCCGCAAGACAGTGGCAAAGACCCGGACATAGGAGATAATGATGCACAGCAATGGCAATGAGAAAATGCCAACCCCAAGGTACATCATCTTCACATTCAAGTGGATGTTGGAGCAGGAcagcttgagcaaagaagccatgTCACAGTAGAAATTGGCCACTTCCTTATTGCCGCAGAAAGACAAACTAGCTGTAAACACTGTGTGGGGAAAGGAATTGATTATTGCAACCACACAAGACCCAACAACCATCAGGACACAAGAACGCGGTCTCATAATCATTGTATAATGAAGAGGGCGGCTGATAGCCACAGCTCGATCAATTGCCATCATGGCCAAGATATAGCTGTCTGTGTTAGCCGAACCTATCATGAAATCCATCTGTGTGAGACACCCAGCAAAGGAGATGGCTCTGCTACCCAAGAGATGGTTGGCCAACATCTTGGGAATGGTGACAGATGAGAAGAAGATGTCAACAAGAGAGAGATTGACAAGGAAAAAGTACATCGGGTTATGGAGGTGAATATCAGAGAGAATGGCCAAGATGATGAGCATGTTTCCAACCAGTGTGATGGGGtaaatgaagaggaagaggatgaagaagatgTCTTCCTGTTCTTGCTTTCCTGTCACTCCCAAGAGGATGAAATCTGTGGTAGCAGACTGGTTTTCTTCCCTCATGGCTTCTTCAgcatggaaggagaaagaaattcaGAATCATTCATGTAGTTAATGAGTATTATAATCCTTCATTGCCAAGATATTTTACTCAAAAAGTCAGCCTTCTCTACCCTTGAGTTTATGAACTCCCCACAGTTTGGAGAGAACTTTCTGTTTAACACCAGGAGTAAATGTTTTTGCATTCCTACCCAGAATGAGCAATCTATAAATCAGAGGTAGATAACCTTTCCCATGAGAACCTAGCCATCTCTAATTTTCATTCATATTCTAGGACCTAGAGTATTCTTACAGCTCATAGGGAAATCATGAGCATGGGAGAAATAAAGTACATTATCTATCCATTCCATACCTAAGACACATTCTCAGCTCTCAAGAATCTTAGAATATCTTAGTGAAGCTGGAATCATACACTTGACTTATTATTCATGATCAGGTGAAGATAGCATTTTGGAATCTTTGACAACATTTTCTAGTGCAAAGAATGCTATGAGTTGTTCCTTCAACCAGTCTTTAGTAACTCCAGACCCCAGGAAATACTAGGGGTCTACTCTGGTAGGTGGTAAGACACAAGATTACTAGATTTTGGCACTATCAAAATGACCCTGCTGAAGTTTCTCCCCAGGTGCTTCATTTAGAAGGCTGATTATTACACCTCCGTTAATGGACACTCTGTTTGGAAAAGACTCAAATATGCATAACCACAATCACAATGTTGTTCTctcctttcctgttttgttttgctttttgcatgGTTCACACATCTCCATAATGGCTCTAAATGCTTAGTACACTCCCATGTGTATTTCTGGAGGCTTGAGAGCTCTCTCTTCACCACATTTCCATGTCCAGGCACCCTGCCAACATGACTGACCCAACCACACACTCTGCAACACACAGCCTAAATCTACAAGATTTGGCAGAGGGAAGAGCATATATTGCTCCTCTCCTCCAGAATGACTATTGTGGAGTATTGGTCACTTCTTCCCAAGGTCAGTTTGTGCTCAATATTATTTGAGTCCAATGCTTGCTTATTCTTTGCATTCCCCACATCTCATATGCACACAAGCATAATTACCAGATTTATCTCTTTCTGGAACATCTACCTGCTCTTATTCTTTCATTGAAATTAATGATTGGATTACTCTGTGCTCCACTTGCTGCCCAAGTGCTTTACCGTAGACCAGCATGCATTTCTTCCTGAATATTGGAATGCTCTTGCAACTGCTCTACCACAGGTTCCTTCTTCTTTGACCCATTTTGCCCTCTCCGGCATAAGAATTACAGAGCAGAGTCTAGTATAACTGCTTTGCTAGATTTATGGTGTCCTTCTCTTGCTTGAACACTGAGTTaactacatttcccaggctcCCTTTCAGTGAGTTGCACCCACAAAGGCATTCCAGAGGTGGGCCTCCCTCACACTCTCTCCTATGTCCATGGTTTAGTGGGATGAGTGTGTACCCCTGGTTCTCCACATCAGGAAAGCTATCCACCACTAACATTACCTGCTTGGACTGTTTCATGGAAGGAATATATTGTCTTTTTCTATTTAAGCACCTCTATATTTTGTGATGAGTTTGCAATCATAATGGTGGGTACATAGGTAATTCAGTATTTTTTCTATCTACTAAAAAATTGATTAAATTTATGCTGAattcaaccaaaaataaatcttagTGTTTCTCCTAGTAGAGATGCAAATTACACACTAAGCATTTGGAGAGTAGATCCAATTATTTTTGTCACGACTAATTATGATATGCTTTCTTATCTATGTACCTAAggtagtttggttttgtttcttaagACTCTCCCTTCTTCACAAAAATCACAGTATCCCAGGTTGAAGGGTTCGGCAGACCTGGAGGGCTCAAAGACTATGGTTATCTCTACAACAAGGAGGCAGGTTTCAGAGCTGGACTCTTGTTACATATCATACTAAGCTGATGTGGATTAGTCTCATTTCTATTAAAGTCCATAGAAGTTATAAACAAACATAAAGTTAAAAAtctattcagagagagagagagagcaaaagaaaagtAAGAGCTTTGTACTGTGTGGTCCCTTGTGGCCTGCAATGTGGATTGGGTAGGCATTGAGGGTGGGAATGGGGTGAATTTCTTCTTTAGTACAAGAGATATAGCCCCAGATCCACATGAATAATGAGGATTAATAGTCTCTATgaggtgatattgaccaagatgcattgtacctaTAAAAATGATTTGTGGAATTGAAGCCCCTTTATAGGACTACTCAAAgataacttcttttaaaaaaaaaaaacagaagtgattaaaaaataatctgtaaattggatgagaaatgtacttactacctaacatatgtaactgtaaccactctgtacttcaccttgacaataaaaatttttacaattccaaaagtaatacttacaaaaccattttgagtaaacaactgtacaacttatgggggggggatagaaagggggagtggggagcaagggggaaaatgagggagaatataacaagttggataagaaatgtactcactgccttacatataaaactgtaacccacccctctgtacttcacgttgacaataaaaaagacaaaaaaaaaaaaagagaaatatcaaaCAATAGTCTCTGTAAGAAACATCTGAAGGATTTCCCTCTATGTTAAAAGACTAGAAGAACAAGTTTTGCCATGTAAGAATTGGAATGAAGACCCTTGAGCAGCCTGGCGGGCTGGGCGGGAAGCAGAGCTCCGGGCTGGTCTCCCTGGTCTCCCCGTCCGTCCCTCCCGCGGCAGCTGGGATCTCCAGACGCCCGAGGCCCTGCGGTCTGGGGGCGCCCAGCCTCGCCCGGCCGGCCCGGGCGGGAGGATCACTGgagccctccgccctccgccctccgcgcgGCCGCGCACACCGCgcggtgctgggtgctgggtgccggGCGGGCGCGGCGTGGAGAATGAGGACCCGCGCGTCCCCCGCACGTTGCGGGACCCGGTGACGGCAGCGCTCGCTCCCCGGCGGGAGGCGAGGCCCCGCGCTGCGCCCCCTCCGGAGGCTCGGGAGGAGGCGTCTTCAGGGGAGGGGGCGCCCGCCCAGCGAGCCGGCGGACTGTGCCCGCAGCCACACCATGGTGCAGAAGGTGATCTTGGTGTTTTTCCGCAGACGGCTGAGCCAGAGACCCGCCCTGGAGGAGCTGGAGAGGAGGAACATCCTGAAACAAAGGAACGatcagacagagaaggaagagagacgaGAAATCAAGCAAAGACTAACAAGAAAGCTTAACCAGAGGCCCACTGTTGATGAGTTAAGAGACAGAAAAATCCTGATACGTTTCAGTGATTATGTGGAAGTAGCAAAAGCCCAGGACTATGACCGGAGGGCGGACAAGCCCTGGACACGGCTGTCAGCGGCAGATAAGGCAGCAATTCGTAAAGAATTAAATGAATACAAAAGTAATGAAATGGAGGTACATGCATCAAGcaagcatttgacaagattccACAGGCCATAGAGATTTTCTTCTGAGAATTTGTGTTTAACTTTTGATACCAACACTGAACCTTCATCAGGGAACTTTCCTGACGTTCTCAGCTCAAGACTACCTGCTGTGCCTGTGTGCCCAGCAGACTCACGCGCACGGGTGTCATCTGGGCCACACTTACCTACAGAGGACTAACCCAGAGGATTGCTTCCTCCATTGGTGTCTGAGAGTGCAAACTGCTGCACCAGAAAGCTGTCATTTGCCTTTCAGCAATGCTCCCTGGTCCTGCGCTGGAGGGGGACCGGCCCGAGGCGCGCAGCCCGCCCGACTCCCGCTGGGATGCCACACCTGTCATTCCGTATTTTGTTGAAAAGACATTTTTATCCAGATCATGATTAATTTGAAAACTCTAAGTTCATGTTATATAAAATGATTTACTGTGttatactttgtctttttttatatgTCTAACAAAAAATACAGCTCCAACATTTTGATTCctgttcaaaaaaaaagaattggaatgaaaagaaaatgaagaatccacaggggctgggaatgtggtttagcaataGAGTCCTGGCTGCCtgacatgcatgaagtcctgggtttgactcctcagccccacatacacagaaaaagccagaagtggcgctatagctcaagaggtagagtgctagccttgagcaaaaagaagccaggaccggtgctcaggccctgggtccaaaaaagaaagaaagaggggctggggatatagcctagtggcaagagtgcctgcctcggatacacgaggccctaggttcgattccccagcaccacatatacagaaaacggccagaagcggcgctgtggctcaagtggcagagtgctagcc
This sequence is a window from Perognathus longimembris pacificus isolate PPM17 chromosome 17, ASM2315922v1, whole genome shotgun sequence. Protein-coding genes within it:
- the LOC125366015 gene encoding olfactory receptor 1A1-like, whose translation is MREENQSATTDFILLGVTGKQEQEDIFFILFLFIYPITLVGNMLIILAILSDIHLHNPMYFFLVNLSLVDIFFSSVTIPKMLANHLLGSRAISFAGCLTQMDFMIGSANTDSYILAMMAIDRAVAISRPLHYTMIMRPRSCVLMVVGSCVVAIINSFPHTVFTASLSFCGNKEVANFYCDMASLLKLSCSNIHLNVKMMYLGVGIFSLPLLCIIISYVRVFATVLRVPSTKGILKAFSTCGSHLTVVSLYYGTVMGMYFRPLTHYSLKDAIITVMYTAVTPMLNPFIYSLRNRDMKAALGKLFSRSSSSLL